From a region of the Armatimonas rosea genome:
- a CDS encoding YgjP-like metallopeptidase domain-containing protein, with amino-acid sequence MTERHEVEAALWEEFHRLNEAHFAGALQLSELVVSTRKKYGGYCQPHKRRIVVSWQAFLDHGFDETLITFRHEVAHLIHPNHSAAFWALAEKLGCPPDRKKALPPKDRSAGWWRYIYECPACSTRIYRRKRLTRSSCARCDRKFNPQFLLKQIS; translated from the coding sequence ATGACTGAGCGTCACGAGGTTGAAGCGGCACTGTGGGAGGAGTTCCACCGGCTCAATGAGGCACACTTTGCAGGAGCCCTGCAGCTAAGTGAGCTTGTGGTCTCGACACGCAAGAAGTACGGCGGCTACTGCCAGCCCCACAAGCGGCGGATCGTGGTCTCCTGGCAGGCGTTTCTGGACCACGGCTTCGACGAGACCCTGATCACCTTTCGCCATGAGGTGGCGCACCTGATCCATCCCAACCACTCGGCGGCGTTCTGGGCGCTGGCGGAGAAGCTGGGCTGCCCCCCGGACCGCAAGAAAGCCCTGCCCCCCAAGGACCGCAGCGCCGGCTGGTGGCGCTACATCTACGAGTGCCCCGCCTGTAGCACCCGCATCTACCGCCGCAAGCGCCTCACCCGGAGTTCCTGCGCCCGCTGCGACCGGAAGTTCAATCCGCAGTTCTTGCTCAAACAGATCAGCTGA
- a CDS encoding menaquinone biosynthesis decarboxylase: MAYAGFREFLEKLEKEGELKRIKTPVDPVLEITEIADRVVRSGGPALLFENPKGSSVPLAIGVFATRKRMSMALGVGDIEEIAKEIEDWTKLPTTMPNGLLAKAALLPQIGELAKNTAPRIVSHGQCQEVVKTGEQVKLSELPILKCWPLDGGRFITLPLVFTKSVDGKRNVGMYRVQVYDETTCGMHWQRHKVGNRHHGEYEAQGRNIPVAVALGGDPALTYAATAPLPDMIDEMVFAGFLRKKPVDLVRCKTQDLEVPADAEIVLEGYVPANERRTEGPFGDHTGFYTLEDEYPVFHVTAITHRKNPVYPATIVGRPPIEDEWLGKATERLFLPLVRLFVPEIIDYNLPPEACFHNLCIVKIKKRYPGHAQKVMNAIWGLGQMMFTKVIIVVDEWVDVQNLKEVLWVTTNNIDPERDTLFTRGPIDVLDHASRAMGFGSKMGIDATQKWPEEGFTRPWPPVIEMDEAVKKRVDQLWGQLGL, from the coding sequence ATGGCCTACGCAGGGTTTCGGGAGTTTCTGGAAAAACTAGAAAAAGAGGGCGAGCTTAAGCGGATCAAGACACCCGTGGATCCGGTGCTGGAGATCACGGAGATCGCGGATCGGGTGGTGCGCTCGGGCGGGCCGGCACTGCTCTTTGAGAACCCCAAGGGCAGCAGTGTCCCCCTCGCGATCGGGGTCTTCGCGACCCGCAAGCGCATGAGTATGGCGCTGGGAGTGGGGGATATCGAGGAGATCGCCAAGGAGATCGAGGACTGGACCAAGCTCCCGACCACCATGCCCAATGGCCTGCTGGCCAAGGCTGCGCTTCTGCCCCAGATCGGGGAGCTGGCCAAGAACACCGCGCCGCGGATTGTGAGCCATGGGCAGTGCCAGGAAGTGGTCAAGACCGGTGAGCAGGTCAAGCTCTCGGAGCTGCCGATCCTGAAGTGCTGGCCGCTCGATGGGGGCCGCTTTATCACCCTCCCGCTGGTCTTCACCAAGAGTGTCGATGGTAAGCGCAATGTGGGGATGTACCGGGTGCAGGTCTACGACGAGACGACCTGCGGGATGCACTGGCAGCGCCATAAAGTCGGCAACCGCCACCACGGGGAGTACGAGGCCCAGGGACGCAATATCCCAGTCGCGGTGGCCCTGGGCGGCGATCCCGCACTGACCTACGCCGCCACGGCCCCGCTGCCGGACATGATCGATGAGATGGTCTTCGCGGGCTTTCTGCGCAAGAAGCCCGTGGACTTGGTGCGGTGCAAGACCCAGGATCTCGAGGTCCCCGCCGATGCGGAGATCGTCCTGGAGGGCTATGTCCCGGCAAATGAGCGGCGCACGGAGGGGCCCTTTGGCGACCACACGGGCTTCTACACCCTCGAAGACGAGTACCCGGTCTTCCACGTGACGGCGATCACGCACCGGAAAAATCCTGTCTACCCCGCCACCATCGTGGGCCGGCCGCCCATCGAGGACGAGTGGCTGGGGAAGGCGACCGAGCGGCTGTTTCTGCCCCTGGTGCGGCTCTTTGTGCCCGAGATCATCGACTACAACCTCCCGCCCGAGGCGTGCTTCCATAACCTCTGCATCGTCAAGATCAAGAAGCGCTACCCCGGCCATGCGCAGAAAGTGATGAACGCGATCTGGGGCCTGGGGCAGATGATGTTCACGAAGGTGATTATCGTGGTCGATGAGTGGGTGGACGTGCAGAACCTCAAAGAGGTGCTCTGGGTGACCACCAACAATATCGACCCCGAGCGCGACACGCTCTTTACCCGCGGCCCGATCGATGTGCTGGACCACGCCAGCCGCGCGATGGGCTTTGGCTCGAAGATGGGGATCGACGCCACCCAAAAGTGGCCCGAAGAAGGTTTCACCCGCCCCTGGCCACCGGTCATCGAGATGGATGAGGCGGTCAAGAAGCGGGTGGATCAGCTCTGGGGGCAGCTTGGGCTCTAG
- a CDS encoding NUDIX domain-containing protein, giving the protein MARKRNTGLPPGAWRVEEAIWGEHQRVRLITGLPSIVDDQERVRSIHAVALLPDGKLVLAENKDGTFTFPGGRLEGGETQDQALQRELWEEVRTRLAPGYKPIAATRIEFLNRVPGRVYRVHPTYLLWVSGQVAELSDEPHHDPADSVVGRRLASPEEALTLLPELERRVLETCLGRLPEPTGVIRELVDGEESE; this is encoded by the coding sequence ATGGCAAGAAAACGAAACACGGGTCTACCGCCCGGAGCCTGGCGCGTGGAAGAGGCGATCTGGGGCGAGCACCAGCGCGTCCGGCTCATCACCGGCTTGCCGAGCATCGTGGACGACCAGGAGCGGGTGCGCTCGATCCATGCGGTGGCGCTCTTGCCCGATGGAAAGCTGGTCCTGGCGGAGAACAAAGACGGCACCTTTACCTTCCCCGGTGGACGACTAGAGGGTGGCGAGACCCAGGACCAGGCGCTCCAGCGCGAGCTCTGGGAGGAGGTGCGCACCCGCCTCGCCCCGGGCTACAAGCCCATTGCGGCCACCCGGATCGAGTTTCTCAACCGTGTCCCCGGCCGGGTCTACCGGGTCCATCCCACCTACCTGCTCTGGGTCTCCGGCCAGGTCGCGGAGCTCTCCGATGAGCCGCACCACGATCCCGCCGATAGCGTGGTCGGGCGCCGGCTTGCGTCCCCGGAAGAGGCCCTCACCCTCCTCCCCGAGCTTGAGCGCCGTGTGCTCGAAACCTGCCTAGGCCGCCTCCCCGAGCCCACGGGGGTGATCCGTGAGCTGGTCGATGGAGAAGAGAGCGAGTGA
- a CDS encoding UbiX family flavin prenyltransferase, which produces MSKRLVVAITGASGALYAQRFLMQAVRHYDELYLMLSSNAAAVLKTELNRELDAYLCDPKITLCEKRNFFTPPASGSFRHDGMVIVPCSMGTAGRIANGISDDLTTRAADVCLKEGRKLILVPREMPWNLIHLRNMTQLAEAGATILPASPAFYHEPKTIEDLVDTVVARILQNLGIEQTLVGEWQK; this is translated from the coding sequence GTGAGCAAGCGCCTCGTGGTCGCCATCACCGGAGCCAGCGGTGCGCTCTACGCTCAGCGCTTCCTGATGCAGGCGGTGCGCCACTACGACGAGCTCTACTTAATGCTCTCGTCGAACGCCGCCGCCGTGCTCAAGACCGAGCTGAATCGCGAGCTGGATGCCTACCTCTGCGACCCGAAGATCACGCTCTGCGAGAAGCGCAACTTCTTCACCCCGCCCGCCTCGGGGAGCTTCCGCCACGACGGCATGGTGATTGTGCCGTGCTCGATGGGCACCGCCGGGCGTATCGCAAACGGCATCAGCGACGATCTCACCACCCGCGCCGCCGATGTCTGCCTCAAAGAAGGCCGCAAGCTGATCTTGGTCCCTCGCGAGATGCCCTGGAACCTGATCCATCTGCGAAACATGACCCAGCTCGCTGAGGCCGGCGCGACCATCCTCCCCGCCAGCCCCGCCTTCTACCACGAACCCAAGACCATCGAAGACCTGGTAGACACCGTGGTCGCGCGCATCCTACAAAACCTCGGCATCGAACAAACCCTTGTCGGCGAGTGGCAAAAATAA
- a CDS encoding transposase — protein MSSCERHIFLHFVWATRDRLPFVTPEIERRLYRMMEAKVRELGCRVAAINGMPDHVHLHGYGVFSVGQDGVGPVVSYITNQKQHHADNDVWDNWEYIPITTDYLAEGAARSAP, from the coding sequence ATGTCCAGCTGTGAGCGGCATATCTTTTTACATTTTGTCTGGGCGACGCGGGATCGTCTGCCCTTTGTGACCCCGGAGATCGAGCGACGTTTGTACCGAATGATGGAAGCCAAGGTGCGCGAGCTTGGGTGTCGGGTCGCGGCGATCAATGGGATGCCCGACCATGTGCATCTTCATGGCTATGGTGTTTTTAGCGTCGGGCAAGACGGAGTGGGGCCGGTCGTCAGCTACATCACCAACCAAAAACAGCACCACGCCGATAACGACGTGTGGGATAATTGGGAATACATCCCTATCACCACCGATTATCTCGCCGAAGGCGCGGCGCGAAGCGCCCCATAG
- a CDS encoding RecQ family ATP-dependent DNA helicase, with amino-acid sequence MDDLQTALKEFFGHEDFREGQREIVEAAVAGVDTLAVLPTGGGKSVTYQLPGLLLPGATLILSPLIALMKDQVESLPEALQGRVALINSSLDSSELGKRLAQLKSGQLKLIYAAPERLRQPPFLHALREAGVSLVVIDEAHCISQWGHDFRPDYRAVGRAVQELNPRSVLAVTATAPPDVQRDIEQQLGRKLKVILKPTWRENLFLEARRVKSNDEKLFATVEICQQFEGVGLVYASSRDRCEDISRMLKRQGVAAGFYHAGLEPVERAAAQDRFMSGEVRVMAATVAFGMGVDKSDIRFLLHFNPSRTLENYYQEAGRAGRDGKPSRCVMLYTSSDMAAATRRLNEDALTAERVQSVYRAVRSVLGRRRCAPVRFEALVSEVGGDDGLVRSALPVLEELGLLARHADLPRAMHLYSELLSDEADPLADLLLSAGSDPVAQAEAAGLHLADLEHEVLRLQEAGYLTYRAAPRDLCLELLPPPEDTKARLDERLKERAEAAAYRAAAMKAYGDEPKCRHAQIARYFGDRWPRRTCGMCDVCALPPASPTPSRSESAFRGTREGKLPSLRPDEVGNRAKGGAGGGMSGGMPIDALRLLHDLASGYYPFQLGKAGLMKALRGTPDAPVKPNRTGAFGALEGWKKADVERLIEALIEQSYLRRDEEDEYRRLYLTESGLEALQSGELDIEWRAPSVVQAQASSESADPGLLAALKAWRKELASEQAVPPYVIFADKVLEGIAARKPANEFELLEIAGIGPGKAAKFGETVLELVRRQG; translated from the coding sequence ATGGACGATCTACAGACAGCATTAAAAGAGTTTTTCGGGCACGAGGATTTCCGCGAGGGGCAGCGGGAGATCGTGGAGGCGGCGGTGGCGGGGGTGGACACGCTGGCGGTCTTGCCCACGGGCGGGGGGAAGTCGGTGACCTACCAGCTACCGGGGCTGCTCTTGCCGGGCGCGACTCTCATTCTCTCGCCGCTGATTGCGCTGATGAAGGACCAGGTCGAGAGCCTCCCGGAGGCGCTCCAAGGCCGGGTCGCGCTGATCAACTCCTCGCTGGACTCGTCGGAGCTGGGCAAGCGGCTGGCGCAGCTCAAGTCCGGGCAGCTGAAACTGATCTACGCGGCGCCCGAGCGGCTCCGGCAGCCGCCGTTTCTACACGCGCTCCGCGAGGCGGGTGTCTCGCTGGTGGTGATCGACGAGGCGCACTGTATCAGCCAGTGGGGGCATGATTTTCGGCCCGATTACCGTGCGGTGGGGCGGGCGGTGCAGGAGCTCAACCCGCGCTCCGTGCTCGCGGTCACGGCCACGGCGCCGCCCGATGTCCAGCGCGATATCGAGCAACAGCTGGGGCGCAAGCTCAAGGTTATTTTGAAGCCGACCTGGCGGGAGAATTTGTTTTTGGAGGCGCGGCGCGTGAAGAGCAACGACGAGAAGCTTTTTGCCACCGTGGAGATCTGCCAGCAGTTCGAGGGAGTCGGGCTGGTCTATGCGTCGTCGCGGGATAGATGTGAGGATATCTCGCGCATGCTCAAGCGGCAGGGAGTGGCGGCGGGGTTTTACCATGCGGGCCTGGAGCCCGTGGAGCGGGCGGCGGCGCAGGATCGTTTTATGAGCGGCGAGGTGCGGGTCATGGCCGCGACTGTCGCCTTTGGGATGGGGGTCGATAAGTCCGACATTCGGTTTCTGCTGCACTTTAACCCGTCGCGGACCCTGGAGAACTACTACCAGGAGGCGGGGCGTGCCGGGCGTGACGGGAAACCGTCGCGCTGCGTCATGCTCTACACCAGCTCGGACATGGCGGCGGCGACCCGGCGGCTCAACGAGGACGCGCTCACGGCGGAGCGGGTGCAGAGTGTCTACCGGGCCGTGCGCAGTGTTCTCGGGCGGCGGCGATGTGCGCCCGTGCGCTTCGAGGCGCTGGTCAGCGAGGTGGGCGGCGACGACGGCTTGGTGCGTAGCGCCTTGCCCGTCCTGGAGGAGCTGGGGCTGCTCGCCCGCCACGCCGACTTGCCCCGCGCGATGCACCTCTATAGTGAGCTCCTCAGCGACGAGGCCGACCCCTTGGCCGACTTGCTCCTCTCCGCGGGGAGCGATCCGGTCGCCCAGGCCGAGGCGGCAGGCCTCCACCTCGCCGACCTGGAGCACGAGGTCCTGCGCCTGCAGGAGGCGGGCTACCTCACCTACCGCGCCGCCCCCCGCGATCTCTGCCTGGAGCTGCTCCCACCGCCTGAGGACACCAAGGCCCGGCTCGACGAGCGCCTCAAAGAGCGCGCCGAGGCCGCCGCCTACCGGGCCGCTGCGATGAAGGCCTACGGCGATGAGCCCAAGTGCCGCCACGCCCAGATCGCCCGCTACTTCGGCGATCGCTGGCCCCGCCGCACCTGCGGCATGTGCGATGTGTGTGCACTCCCCCCGGCTTCGCCGACCCCCTCTCGCTCTGAATCCGCGTTCCGCGGGACGAGAGAGGGTAAGCTCCCCTCCCTTCGTCCCGACGAAGTCGGAAATAGAGCGAAGGGAGGGGCAGGGGGAGGGATGTCTGGAGGGATGCCCATCGACGCCCTGCGCCTGCTCCACGACCTGGCGAGCGGCTACTACCCGTTTCAACTCGGTAAGGCGGGGCTGATGAAGGCGCTGCGGGGGACGCCCGATGCGCCGGTGAAGCCAAACCGGACGGGCGCATTTGGCGCACTGGAGGGCTGGAAGAAAGCCGATGTCGAGCGCCTGATCGAGGCACTGATCGAGCAGAGCTACCTGCGCCGCGATGAAGAAGACGAGTACCGGCGGCTCTACCTCACGGAGAGCGGGCTAGAGGCGCTTCAGTCGGGGGAGCTGGATATCGAGTGGCGGGCACCGTCGGTGGTACAAGCCCAAGCCTCCAGCGAGAGCGCGGATCCGGGGCTTCTTGCGGCGCTCAAGGCCTGGCGCAAAGAGCTTGCCAGCGAGCAGGCGGTCCCGCCGTATGTCATCTTCGCGGATAAGGTGCTGGAGGGGATCGCCGCGCGCAAGCCCGCCAATGAGTTTGAGCTCCTAGAGATCGCGGGAATCGGGCCGGGGAAGGCTGCCAAGTTTGGCGAGACCGTGCTGGAGCTGGTGCGTAGGCAGGGGTGA
- a CDS encoding prepilin-type N-terminal cleavage/methylation domain-containing protein gives MVSRRCRQRLFTLIELLVVIAIIAILAAILFPVFAQARERARSTACLSNMKQLLTAEIMYAQDYDEMLPRLVNVCVPGIPNTTKDFYNITDMLLPYVKNGEIYKCPSDPIERWNGGMPTGGAVSYAWTHYQPGFETDSTYGLHARYPEVCGSTNFADSLTLSAIGAPADTASMYEFWTTRSHVNGGPWWRWNNTDVVTWDSFARYPRILTSGTYKTRAVQLAMGTHFGLANYGFIDGHVKSFRAGAISVTPWTAAAINARRTAGQLNRNLLHFDAQYK, from the coding sequence ATGGTGTCCCGTCGGTGCCGACAGCGGCTTTTCACGCTTATTGAGCTTCTTGTGGTGATCGCTATTATTGCCATCCTCGCCGCGATTCTCTTCCCCGTCTTTGCCCAGGCACGGGAGCGTGCACGCTCGACCGCTTGCCTCTCGAATATGAAGCAGCTCCTCACGGCCGAGATCATGTATGCACAGGACTACGATGAGATGCTCCCACGGCTGGTGAATGTCTGTGTGCCGGGTATCCCCAACACGACCAAAGACTTCTACAACATCACCGACATGTTGCTGCCCTACGTGAAGAATGGCGAGATCTACAAGTGCCCCAGCGACCCCATTGAGCGCTGGAATGGGGGGATGCCCACCGGCGGGGCTGTGAGCTACGCTTGGACCCACTACCAGCCGGGCTTTGAGACAGACAGTACCTACGGGCTGCACGCGCGCTATCCTGAGGTCTGTGGGAGCACAAACTTTGCCGACTCGCTCACCCTCTCTGCAATCGGGGCACCCGCGGATACTGCCTCCATGTATGAGTTCTGGACAACACGTAGCCATGTCAACGGTGGGCCTTGGTGGCGCTGGAACAACACGGATGTCGTTACCTGGGATTCTTTTGCACGCTATCCAAGGATTTTAACGTCTGGTACCTATAAAACACGTGCGGTTCAGCTCGCTATGGGGACACACTTCGGGCTTGCAAACTATGGCTTTATCGATGGACATGTCAAGTCTTTTCGTGCGGGGGCTATTTCTGTGACACCATGGACTGCCGCCGCGATCAATGCACGCCGAACCGCTGGTCAGTTGAACCGGAATCTATTGCACTTTGATGCTCAGTATAAATAA
- a CDS encoding prepilin-type N-terminal cleavage/methylation domain-containing protein, translated as MNNRSNRSAFTLIELLVVIAIIAILAAILFPVFAQARGKARAIACLSNMKQMGTAAMMYAQDYDEVMPTWSLYWFAYYNPAPTGAKFPDSVNLYWDALLLPYVKSGDPGNLSAPNRGGVWHCPDAENPSIGVRSYGYSMGLTYDTDPTSPFLYRCPSLSEIEAPASTVFVGDSGSSGRLGRTYDFQGYYEKYVAKIQPTRDSPWRHQEGANYVYCDGHAKYGKGDMMYPHPTPPSTAYATARPQANCAHAKYFAAKAGERTYWAAQATAAGFPCSP; from the coding sequence ATGAATAATCGTTCGAACAGATCCGCATTCACCCTCATCGAGCTCCTCGTGGTGATCGCGATCATTGCGATTCTTGCTGCAATTCTTTTCCCTGTCTTTGCTCAGGCACGTGGTAAGGCACGTGCGATCGCCTGTCTGTCCAACATGAAGCAGATGGGGACGGCGGCGATGATGTACGCGCAGGACTACGACGAGGTCATGCCGACTTGGTCGCTCTACTGGTTTGCTTACTACAACCCTGCACCAACGGGAGCAAAGTTCCCCGACTCCGTGAACCTGTACTGGGATGCACTGCTTCTGCCCTATGTCAAGAGCGGCGATCCGGGCAATCTCTCTGCCCCGAATCGTGGGGGGGTCTGGCACTGTCCTGATGCAGAGAACCCCAGCATTGGTGTTCGCAGCTACGGGTATAGCATGGGGCTAACCTACGACACCGATCCGACCAGTCCTTTCTTGTACCGCTGCCCGTCCTTGTCGGAGATCGAGGCACCAGCTTCCACGGTCTTTGTCGGTGACTCCGGCTCTTCGGGACGTCTAGGACGCACCTACGACTTCCAGGGCTACTACGAGAAGTATGTGGCGAAGATCCAGCCTACCCGAGACTCCCCATGGCGTCACCAGGAAGGGGCCAACTATGTCTACTGCGACGGCCACGCGAAGTATGGCAAGGGCGACATGATGTACCCACATCCTACTCCCCCAAGCACGGCCTACGCCACGGCACGCCCCCAGGCCAACTGTGCCCACGCGAAGTACTTCGCGGCTAAGGCGGGAGAGCGAACCTACTGGGCAGCTCAGGCGACCGCGGCGGGCTTCCCCTGTAGCCCATAG
- a CDS encoding DUF1559 domain-containing protein, with the protein MVSTTRRSAFTLIELLVVIAIIAILAAILFPVFAQAREKARAISCLSNQKQMGVALMMYSQDYDGGFPTWSEYWYSVAYAITPLGSDTADRYWDAKLLPYVKSGNPGGTPTTSPDRGGVWHCPSSPYTNSQRSYSVSSGFIYDTDSTSPYSYRYLNESEMPKPSDTVFVTDGGPDGRTRFNYTYYSLPASGVGNGYYYRFIAGGSATKGDTDAAYRHNEGSNYVFCDGHAKWFKAEIMFPHPTPPSTSYTGVVAGSQRCAWAKYFAAKQNERDNKGNSAISLGYACSGW; encoded by the coding sequence ATGGTTTCTACGACACGTCGGTCTGCGTTTACGCTGATCGAGCTCCTCGTGGTGATTGCGATCATCGCGATCCTTGCTGCAATCCTTTTCCCTGTTTTTGCCCAGGCACGTGAGAAAGCACGTGCGATCAGCTGCCTATCCAACCAGAAGCAGATGGGCGTTGCCCTCATGATGTACTCGCAGGACTACGACGGTGGCTTCCCGACTTGGTCCGAGTACTGGTACAGTGTCGCCTATGCCATCACCCCGCTCGGGTCCGATACGGCGGATCGCTACTGGGACGCCAAGCTCCTGCCCTATGTCAAGAGTGGCAACCCTGGCGGTACCCCGACCACATCCCCCGACCGTGGAGGCGTCTGGCACTGCCCGTCGTCGCCCTACACCAACAGCCAGCGTAGCTACAGTGTCAGCTCCGGCTTCATCTACGACACCGACTCCACCAGCCCCTACAGCTACCGCTACCTGAATGAGTCGGAGATGCCCAAGCCCTCGGACACGGTCTTTGTCACCGACGGTGGCCCCGACGGCCGTACCCGGTTCAACTACACGTACTACTCCCTGCCCGCCTCGGGAGTTGGCAATGGCTACTACTACCGCTTTATCGCGGGGGGGAGCGCCACCAAGGGCGATACCGACGCCGCCTACCGTCACAACGAGGGCTCCAACTATGTCTTCTGCGACGGCCACGCTAAGTGGTTCAAGGCCGAGATCATGTTCCCCCACCCGACTCCCCCCAGCACCTCCTACACGGGTGTTGTCGCCGGGTCGCAGCGCTGTGCGTGGGCGAAGTACTTCGCCGCCAAGCAGAACGAGCGTGACAACAAGGGCAACTCGGCCATCTCTCTCGGCTACGCTTGTTCGGGCTGGTAA
- the solA gene encoding N-methyl-L-tryptophan oxidase, translating into MKVAVVGIGAVGSAACRFLAEAGHTVVGFERFTIGHGMGSSHGESRIIRYAYPEAHYTQLMGQAYPLWDALEQAAGEELFVRCGGLFFAPKNHPELTSMQQALAVNGVAHQLLSAAEVAERYPALVLAEGEQAIWQSDAGFLRAGAVVRAQARLARAAGAELRENIVIESLEELESFDHVIVCAGAWTNTLFPESPLPLTVTRQQVTYLSGELTGYPVWIDAESYWYGFPSDGRIAGVKLARHIPQVPFAPDQPDRPTLTSDDDAARAYAATRFPSLGPEVTHHASCLYTNTPDESFVFDHPRPKTTRVSACSGHGFKFSILMGRLAADSATK; encoded by the coding sequence ATGAAAGTCGCTGTCGTTGGTATCGGGGCCGTGGGGAGCGCCGCGTGCCGGTTTCTTGCGGAGGCGGGCCACACCGTGGTCGGGTTCGAGCGCTTTACGATAGGGCATGGCATGGGCTCGTCGCACGGGGAGTCTCGGATCATCCGCTACGCCTACCCCGAGGCGCACTACACCCAGCTCATGGGACAGGCCTACCCGCTCTGGGACGCGCTGGAGCAAGCGGCGGGCGAGGAGCTCTTTGTGCGCTGTGGGGGGCTCTTCTTCGCGCCCAAAAACCACCCCGAGCTCACTAGCATGCAGCAGGCACTCGCGGTCAATGGGGTGGCGCACCAGCTCCTCAGCGCCGCTGAGGTCGCCGAGCGCTACCCGGCGCTGGTGCTTGCCGAGGGCGAGCAGGCGATCTGGCAGAGCGATGCGGGCTTCCTGCGCGCGGGCGCGGTCGTGCGGGCGCAGGCACGACTGGCACGGGCCGCCGGAGCGGAGCTGCGCGAGAACATCGTTATCGAGAGCCTAGAGGAGCTAGAGAGCTTCGACCACGTGATTGTCTGTGCGGGGGCCTGGACCAACACGCTCTTCCCTGAGTCGCCGCTCCCGCTGACCGTGACACGCCAGCAGGTGACCTATCTGTCGGGAGAGCTCACTGGCTATCCCGTCTGGATCGACGCCGAGAGCTACTGGTACGGCTTCCCCAGCGATGGGCGCATCGCGGGCGTGAAGCTTGCCCGCCATATCCCGCAGGTCCCCTTCGCTCCCGACCAGCCCGATCGCCCCACCCTCACCAGCGACGATGACGCGGCGCGCGCCTATGCGGCCACACGCTTCCCGAGCCTCGGCCCGGAGGTGACGCACCATGCATCGTGTCTGTACACCAACACCCCCGATGAGAGCTTTGTCTTTGACCATCCTCGGCCCAAGACCACGCGCGTCTCGGCGTGCTCGGGGCATGGCTTTAAGTTCTCCATCCTCATGGGGCGCCTCGCCGCCGACTCCGCCACAAAATAA
- a CDS encoding formylglycine-generating enzyme family protein: MPFLIAIVQPAESYLALLKRIEQLAVAGKLDAAASEARKAISLQPSAPEGHYWLGRLALKQGKTDEARASLTKASTLQPTPALAKTIQELLGKLPAEPKRAVAKPAPPPAPLTLAAYKAQMVSIPAGSFLMGSADTAPDRKPVHKVTLSAFKLGRTPVTVGMFQEFCTATNRKMPEPPAWGWIPDHPMVNVSWDEAKALADWAKLRLPTEAEWEYAAQGGQASPIFPWGDTYDDSLAWSSMREQRDKTAPVSRTEHVFVNAYGLADMAGNVFQWCADWYGADYYASSPEENPQGPATGKDRILRGASWYSYTTSTSHRVAGRAWSYPGKGGDSDGFRLAQ; the protein is encoded by the coding sequence GCTCGATGCCGCCGCGAGCGAGGCGAGAAAAGCGATTTCACTCCAGCCCAGCGCGCCCGAGGGCCACTACTGGCTGGGGCGTCTCGCACTCAAGCAGGGCAAGACCGACGAAGCGCGGGCGAGCCTGACCAAGGCCAGCACGCTCCAGCCCACCCCCGCACTGGCAAAGACGATTCAAGAGCTCCTGGGCAAGCTCCCCGCGGAGCCCAAGCGGGCAGTAGCAAAGCCCGCACCGCCGCCGGCTCCCCTCACCTTAGCTGCCTACAAGGCGCAGATGGTCAGTATTCCTGCCGGGAGCTTTCTGATGGGGAGCGCCGATACCGCACCCGACCGCAAGCCTGTGCACAAGGTGACCCTCTCAGCCTTTAAGCTGGGGCGCACACCGGTGACCGTCGGGATGTTTCAGGAGTTCTGCACCGCCACCAACCGCAAGATGCCCGAGCCTCCCGCCTGGGGCTGGATCCCCGACCACCCGATGGTGAACGTGAGCTGGGACGAGGCCAAGGCGCTGGCGGACTGGGCGAAGCTGCGCCTCCCCACCGAGGCCGAGTGGGAGTACGCCGCGCAGGGCGGACAGGCCAGCCCGATCTTTCCCTGGGGCGATACCTACGACGACTCCCTGGCCTGGTCGAGCATGAGGGAGCAGCGCGATAAGACTGCCCCCGTCAGCCGCACCGAGCATGTCTTTGTCAATGCCTACGGGCTCGCGGACATGGCAGGCAATGTCTTCCAGTGGTGCGCGGACTGGTACGGCGCGGACTACTACGCCAGCTCGCCCGAGGAGAACCCGCAAGGCCCCGCTACCGGCAAAGACCGCATCCTCCGAGGCGCATCGTGGTACAGCTACACCACAAGCACATCGCACCGTGTCGCGGGACGCGCCTGGAGCTACCCCGGCAAGGGCGGCGACTCCGATGGGTTCCGGCTCGCGCAATGA